Below is a genomic region from Hippea sp. KM1.
AGCCACATGCCATCGAGCATTATCAGTGTGTATCTTTTCTTTAGTTTCCTCTTTTTCCAACTGTTTATCTCCTCTTCGGTAATCTGGGATATCTGGCTTATTGTTGAAGGTGAGTACTTTAGTTCAAATATACTCTCCAAGGCTTGTGATACAGATCTTAAGCTCATTCCAGAGGCAAACATCCCTAAGATTAGATCCTCAAGATCCATATCCCTTCTTTTGTATGGTTCTATAAGCTTTGTTCTGAATCTCCCCTCTCTGTCCCTTGGAATCTTTAAATTCAATTCTCAAGCCTTCCGATGGTCGTATCCAAACTCCTCTCATAGAATCCATTTTTCATTCCACCATGTTCTTTGACAAATACATCTCTTTCGGCTAACATAATAGCCGATAGGGTTTGTGTTACCACCTCTTTTATGAGGTCTGGTAGGACATTTTTCAGTTCTGTCATTTCAAACCTCCTCCTGGGGATTGGGTGTTGTCCCTGGGAGGATACCCAATCCTTAGGGATTACACAAGATATTGTACACTACCGCCTTTTTAGCTGTTGACTTGTGTTCTTTGTTGAAATATAAGTCTAAAAGAGGCGTTTAATAATGTCTCTCGGAGCAGAAAGTAGGGTTTTTTGAAGGAAGGGCTTTAACTGTGGACATTGTTGAGAAAATAGGTTTGGGGACTGTTCAGTTTGGACTGGACTATGGCATAAACAACAAATTTGGAAGGGTTAAGGAAAACGAGGTTCAAAAGATCCTAAATTATGCCTTGAGCAAAGGGATTGATCTTATTGATACGGCCTATTCTTACGGCGAAAGCGAAACCGTTCTTGGTAGGTTTAGTGGTTTGGGGCATTTCAAGGTTGTTTCCAAGTTTCCCAAGGATTTGGATCCTGGAATTGCCATAGACATTAGCCTTAAGAGGTTGAAGATTGAGCGTTTTTACGGATATTTATGCCACCATTTTGAATCTTTAAAGAACAATTTGGCTGTCTGGGGAAAGGTTTTGGATTTAAAGGATAGAGGACTAACAGAGAAGGTGGGTTTTTCGCTTTATTTTTTGGACGAACTCGATTTCCTTTTGGAAAAATTCATAGAGTTTGACCTAATTCAGGTTCCTTACAACATCTTTGATAGAAGGTTCGAGGGGTATTTCTGTGCTTTAAGGGATAGGGGCGTTGAAATACATGTGAGGTCTGTCTTTTTACAGGGTTTGTTTTTTGTTGAGGTCGATGGGTTGCCCGAGTTTTTTTATCCTGTTAGAGAAAAGATTAAAGAGATCCAGCAGATTTCACGTGATTTGGGTATACCTTTAGAAAGATTACTGCTGTCTTGGGCATTGAGTAATGAATGTGTTGATAGGGTCATTGTTGGTGTGGATTCGTTTGATCAATTTAAGAAAAACACAGATTTGGACGATAGTATAGTTGAAAAGGTAAGGTCTATTGATTGGGATTATTTTAAGGAAGATGATGAGAAAATTATCTTGCCTGTGAATTGGAGGTTCAATTGAACGTTTTGGATAGTTTCAGGCTCGATGGTAAGATTGCTATAGTTACAGGCGGATATGGTCATTTGGGCAGGGCATTTGTTGAGGCTTTGCATGAAGCGCACGCCAAGGTCTATGTTGCAGCAAGGAGCAGGGATAGATTCTTGGAAGTTTTTAAGGGAATAAAAGGTATTGAGTTTGTCTATTTGAATATTCTGGATACAAACTCGATAAAAGAGGCCTTTTCTTCTGTGCATAAGGAGAATGTTAAGATTGATATTTTGGTTAACAATGCCGTATC
It encodes:
- a CDS encoding aldo/keto reductase is translated as MDIVEKIGLGTVQFGLDYGINNKFGRVKENEVQKILNYALSKGIDLIDTAYSYGESETVLGRFSGLGHFKVVSKFPKDLDPGIAIDISLKRLKIERFYGYLCHHFESLKNNLAVWGKVLDLKDRGLTEKVGFSLYFLDELDFLLEKFIEFDLIQVPYNIFDRRFEGYFCALRDRGVEIHVRSVFLQGLFFVEVDGLPEFFYPVREKIKEIQQISRDLGIPLERLLLSWALSNECVDRVIVGVDSFDQFKKNTDLDDSIVEKVRSIDWDYFKEDDEKIILPVNWRFN